CCAGTTCGAGTTGCAGCGGCATCTGCGCGCAATCGAGCCGGTCGATACGCGTCGGGATCACGACTTCGGCGCCGAACTTCACGGCTTGCGCGAACGCGTTGGCCGCGAGTTCGCGGCCCGATACGCCCGTCGAAAAGCCGAGATAGTTTTCGATCCGCGCGCTTGCGCCCGCCTGTCCGCCAGGACCATGATGGTCGAAGACGATCACGGAGAGTCCTTCGGAGGCTGCATAAACGGCCGCCGCGAGACCGGCGGGCCCCGCGCCCACTACGGCGACGTCATAGGTGCGCGCCGAGTCGAGTTCGGGCAGCAGACCGAGCCGCGCGGCCAGCTCGCGTGCGTCGGGATTGCGCAGCAGCGTGCCGTCCGCGAGCATCACGACAGGCACGTCGTCTCGCCATACGCCCCAATCTTCGAGTAGCGCGCGGATGTCGGAATCGGTTGCGGGATCGGCGACCGTGTATGGATGATCGAGCCGGTGCAGCAGGCCTTCGAGCGCGAGCAGCCGCAGGTCGCCCGAGCGTCCGATCAGCACGGGGCCCGCGCCTTCGCGTACGAGACCGAAGCGGCGCAGCACGAGCGAGCGCATGATGCGTTCGCCCAGATGCGCTTCGGCTACGAGCATCTCGCGTATCTGTTCGGGCGGAATCATCAGCGCTTCGACGTCGTCGAGTGCGAGGCCATCGGCAAGCGCGGGCTTGCCTGTGAGTTGCGCGACTTCGCCGAGGAACTGCCCTTCGCCGAGTTCGACGATGGTCTGCGAGCGGCCGAGCCCATCGCGCCGCGAGAGCCTCGCGCGGCCGCTCAACAGCACGCGCATGCCGAGACCCGGCTGACCGATGCGAAACATGACATCGCCTGCACGCCAGCGCTCAATGATGCCGAAGCGCATCATCTTTTCGACCTCGGCTTTGGTGAAGCGCGGATAACGGTCGTTCGCCGAAGCGTTGTCATGTCGCTGCTGATTCATCGGATTCCTTGTTTTGCGTGCGCGGGAATAATCGCGTTTATGCGGATCAGGGTCAATCCAAACGAAAGTATGATAGGCGCGCCTGTTAATTTAACTGTTCTCTCGCGCAACGTTACGTTATTCATCCAGTTTAAAGCGCGCGTGTTACGAATAAGTACATCGCGGACAAACGCGAGATACATTCGTCGCTTCTAATGAGTGGGACGCTTCGGACGCTGTGATTAATCGGCTCCGCAAGTCGATCGAGCCTTGCCCTGCCAATCGTGCACACAGGTGCCCACTCCTTGGAAACAGGACGACACAGCATGTCTTCAACACCGTTTTCGCCGATGCGGCGTAACGTGCTCGCCGCCACCGTCGCGGCCGGCGCATTCGCGTTATTTCCCGAAGCGGTTTATGCCGCCAGTGACGCGGAGAATATCCGGCCTTTTAAAGCCCATATTCCCGACAGCCTGCTAGCCGATTTACGCCAGCGACTCGCCAATACGCGCTGGCCGGGTAAGGAAACCGTCGCCGACGAATCGCAAGGCGTTCGACTCGAACGCATGCAGCAACTGGTTCAATACTGGGGCAACGATTACGACTGGCGCAAGGGCGAAGCGAAGCTCAATGCGTTGCCGATGTATGTGACGGAAATCGATGGGCTGGATATCCAGTTCATTCACGTGCGCTCGCGGCACAAGAACGCGATGCCGATGATCATGACGCACGGCTGGCCAGGCTCGATCTTCGAACTCGTCAAGGCCATCGACCCGCTCACGAATCCGACCGCCTATGGCGCAAGCGCGGACGACGCCTTCCACGTGGTCGTGCCGTCGCTGCCTGGCTTCGGCTTCTCGGGCAAGCCGACCAAACCCGGCTGGGGCTCGGACCACATCGCGCGTGCATGGGGCGTGCTGATGGAGCGGCTCGGCTACACGCGCTTCGTCTCGCAAGGCGGCGATTGCGGCTCCGTGGTCTCGCACCGGATGGCGATGCAGCACGTGAAGGGCTTGATCGGCATTCACGTGAACATGCCCGCGACGGTGCCACCCGATATCGCGCGTTCGCTGGCGCTCGATGCGCCCGCGCCCGCAGGCTTGTCGCCGAAAGAGAAGAACGCGTACGACAAGCTCGCCGTGTTCTATCGCGACAATTGCGGCTATTCGGCGATGATGGTCACGCGTCCGCAGACGGTCGGCTATGCGCTTGCCGATTCGCCCGTAGGCCAGGCCGCATGGATGTACGACAAGATTTCGCAGTGGACCTATAGCGGCGGCATTCCCGAGCGCTCGCTGACGCGCGACGAGATTCTCGACGACATCTCGCTCTACTGGCTGACCGACAGCGCGACTTCATCGGCGCAGATCTACTGGGAAGACCACTCGAACAACTTCAATGCTGTCGATATCTCTCTGCCCACCGCGATCACGGTGTTCCCCGGCGAGATCTACCAGGCGCCTCGCAGTTGGGCCGAACGGGCGTATCACAATCTGATCTATTTCAACGAGGTCGACAAGGGCGGCCATTTCGCGGCATGGGAAGAGCCGCAGCTGTTCGCTCAGGAAGTGCGGGCGGGCTTCAGGCCGTTGCGTTAACGCACGACCGATCGATCGTTCACGCGCGGGCCGAGCATTTTGCAATCTGAGGCCCGCGTCACATACAGGCGTTGATATGTAACAGGCACGGTACAGTATCGGGCCTGTTACACCTATTGCCGCGCCTGTCACGTCGTTTGCATGATCGATCTTTCTAACCGAAGCTTCATTGAACTGGGTGCGGGAGCGCTCAGACTGCAAAGGGCGGTTGCCAGCGGCATGGCGCCCGTTCTCGTCGCGGGCCGCGCCAACGCGACGCCCGCCGAACTGGCCGCGCTGCAGCGCGAGTACGCGCTGCGCGATGCGTTGCACGAAACCTGGTGCGCCGTGCCGATGGCGATGCAGCCTCACGGCCAGGGCGTGTTGCTGATTCTCGCCGATCCGGGCGGCGAGCCGTTGCGTGCCGACATGTGGCGCGCGGCCGGGTTGAACACATTCCTTACTCATGCCGTGGGCCTTGCTGCCGCCGTCAGCGCGATGCATGCGGCAGGCGTCGTGCATC
This genomic interval from Paraburkholderia sabiae contains the following:
- a CDS encoding FAD-dependent oxidoreductase, translating into MNQQRHDNASANDRYPRFTKAEVEKMMRFGIIERWRAGDVMFRIGQPGLGMRVLLSGRARLSRRDGLGRSQTIVELGEGQFLGEVAQLTGKPALADGLALDDVEALMIPPEQIREMLVAEAHLGERIMRSLVLRRFGLVREGAGPVLIGRSGDLRLLALEGLLHRLDHPYTVADPATDSDIRALLEDWGVWRDDVPVVMLADGTLLRNPDARELAARLGLLPELDSARTYDVAVVGAGPAGLAAAVYAASEGLSVIVFDHHGPGGQAGASARIENYLGFSTGVSGRELAANAFAQAVKFGAEVVIPTRIDRLDCAQMPLQLELESGQRIASRTVVIATGAAYRRPAIEGLDDVAGRGVYYWASSVEGRLCRGAEVVLVGGGNSAGQAAVYLASQASRVHMLIRADSLEKSMSRYLIDRIASLGNVTLHTQTVITSVRSDQWGLEAVICNTPEGERVFDTRHLFLFTGADPNTQWLRDCSVEIDERGFVKTGLAAGVRADTACFALQTNVPGVFAIGDVRNASAKRVAAAVGDGAAVVAEIHQFLSAPSPVA
- a CDS encoding epoxide hydrolase family protein; amino-acid sequence: MSSTPFSPMRRNVLAATVAAGAFALFPEAVYAASDAENIRPFKAHIPDSLLADLRQRLANTRWPGKETVADESQGVRLERMQQLVQYWGNDYDWRKGEAKLNALPMYVTEIDGLDIQFIHVRSRHKNAMPMIMTHGWPGSIFELVKAIDPLTNPTAYGASADDAFHVVVPSLPGFGFSGKPTKPGWGSDHIARAWGVLMERLGYTRFVSQGGDCGSVVSHRMAMQHVKGLIGIHVNMPATVPPDIARSLALDAPAPAGLSPKEKNAYDKLAVFYRDNCGYSAMMVTRPQTVGYALADSPVGQAAWMYDKISQWTYSGGIPERSLTRDEILDDISLYWLTDSATSSAQIYWEDHSNNFNAVDISLPTAITVFPGEIYQAPRSWAERAYHNLIYFNEVDKGGHFAAWEEPQLFAQEVRAGFRPLR